Proteins found in one Pantoea cypripedii genomic segment:
- the nfsB gene encoding oxygen-insensitive NAD(P)H nitroreductase — MTLNDAVVRRHTVKAFTSGKSLPDSEIETLLHVLRNSPSSVNSQPWHFVVASTAAGRELIAQSTQGPFVYNGPKVLNASHVIALCMRTDLDEAHLQNVLAQEEKDGRFLKPEAKAGQDKSRRGYVDIHRYEQRDIPQWMEKQVYLALGGLLLGAAMQGIDATPMEGFDQRALDQALGLREKGLTSVVLVSLGYRSEEDFNAALPKSRLPREEIFTFI; from the coding sequence ATGACGCTGAATGATGCTGTGGTCCGTCGCCACACGGTGAAAGCCTTTACTTCCGGTAAAAGCCTGCCGGACAGCGAGATTGAAACCCTGCTGCATGTGCTGCGCAACAGCCCTTCATCGGTGAATTCGCAACCGTGGCACTTTGTGGTGGCCTCGACCGCTGCCGGTCGCGAGCTGATCGCGCAATCAACACAAGGCCCCTTTGTTTATAACGGCCCTAAAGTGCTCAATGCCTCGCACGTTATCGCGCTGTGCATGCGTACCGATCTCGACGAAGCGCATTTACAAAATGTACTGGCGCAGGAAGAGAAAGACGGTCGCTTTCTGAAGCCGGAGGCTAAGGCTGGTCAGGATAAGAGCCGTCGTGGCTATGTCGATATTCACCGTTACGAACAACGCGATATTCCGCAATGGATGGAAAAACAGGTTTACCTCGCGTTGGGTGGCCTGCTGCTGGGCGCTGCGATGCAGGGTATTGATGCCACGCCGATGGAAGGTTTTGATCAACGTGCGCTGGACCAGGCGCTGGGACTGCGTGAAAAAGGGCTGACCAGCGTGGTACTGGTTTCGCTTGGCTACCGTAGCGAAGAAGATTTCAACGCGGCACTGCCGAAATCACGTCTGCCGCGCGAAGAGATTTTTACCTTTATTTGA
- a CDS encoding zinc-binding alcohol dehydrogenase family protein produces MKAIVYSQNGLPISDENALYDLDVAKPQPGDRDLLVKINAIAVNPVDTKVRAGAPTDKPRILGWDAVGVVEAVGEAVTLFQPGDEVYYAGDITRPGSYAEYGLVDERIAGHKPQSLNDADAAALPLTALTAWELLFDRLEIKAEDNAALLIIGAGGGVGSMLTQLASKLTRLTVIGTASRAETAEWVRSLGADHVIDHQLPLGEQLKALGISNVRYVASLTHTDSYYPQLIDVLAPQGKLALIDDPETLDVVPLKRKAISLHWELMFTRSLFHTADMQRQHDILQQVSALIDDGTLQTTAGEHHGTINASNLRKAHTLIESGRARGKIVLSGF; encoded by the coding sequence ATGAAAGCCATTGTTTACAGCCAGAATGGTTTACCGATTTCTGATGAAAATGCGTTGTATGACCTTGATGTTGCCAAACCCCAGCCGGGCGATCGTGACCTGTTGGTCAAAATCAATGCCATCGCCGTTAACCCGGTCGATACCAAGGTACGTGCCGGTGCACCAACCGATAAACCGCGGATTCTGGGTTGGGATGCGGTGGGTGTGGTGGAAGCGGTGGGCGAGGCGGTGACGTTGTTTCAGCCAGGTGATGAAGTTTATTACGCCGGTGATATCACCCGCCCCGGTAGCTATGCCGAGTATGGGCTGGTGGATGAGCGTATCGCCGGTCATAAGCCGCAATCATTGAATGATGCTGATGCTGCCGCGCTGCCTCTCACCGCGTTAACCGCGTGGGAATTACTGTTTGATCGCCTTGAAATCAAGGCTGAGGATAACGCCGCGCTATTGATCATCGGCGCAGGGGGCGGTGTGGGTTCAATGCTTACCCAGCTTGCCAGTAAACTCACCCGCCTGACGGTAATAGGGACGGCATCCCGTGCTGAAACGGCGGAATGGGTGCGCTCACTGGGGGCTGACCACGTGATTGATCATCAACTTCCGCTGGGTGAGCAACTGAAGGCGCTGGGTATTAGCAACGTACGTTATGTCGCCAGCCTGACGCATACCGATAGCTACTACCCGCAGCTGATTGATGTGCTGGCCCCGCAGGGTAAGCTGGCGCTGATTGATGATCCTGAAACGCTGGATGTTGTGCCGCTGAAGCGCAAAGCGATCTCGTTGCACTGGGAGTTGATGTTTACCCGTTCCCTGTTTCATACCGCCGACATGCAACGCCAGCATGACATCCTGCAACAGGTGAGCGCGCTGATTGATGATGGCACCCTGCAAACCACCGCTGGTGAACATCATGGCACCATCAACGCCAGCAACCTGCGTAAGGCCCATACCTTAATCGAGAGTGGCCGGGCGCGCGGAAAAATTGTGCTGAGCGGCTTTTAA